Proteins from a single region of Chrysemys picta bellii isolate R12L10 chromosome 9, ASM1138683v2, whole genome shotgun sequence:
- the LOC135973540 gene encoding uncharacterized protein LOC135973540, whose product MDVEALYTNIPHKDGLQAIRNSIPDNVTANLVAELCDFVLTHNYFTFGDNIYLQVSGTAMGTRMAPQYANIFMADLEQRFLSSRPLMPLIYLRYIDDIFIIWTHGKEALEEFHHDFNNFHPTINLSLDQATQAVHFLDTTVLISDGHINTTLYRKPADHYTYLHASSFHPGHTTRSIVYSQALRYNRICSNPSDRDKHLQDLYQAFLKLQYPPAEVKKQIDRARRVPRSHLLQDRPNKENNRIPLAVTFSPQLKPLQRIIRDLQPILKDDPLLSQILGDRPVLAYRQPPNLKQILTSNHTSLNKTTDPGTYPCNKARCQLCPHIYSSDIIIGPNHISHTIRGSFTCTSTNVIYAIMCQQCPSAMYIGQTGQSLRKRINGHKSDIRNHNTQKPVGEHFNLSGHSMSDLWVAILQQKNFKNRLQRETAELELICKLDTINSGLNKDWEWLSHYKH is encoded by the coding sequence atggacgtagaagccctctacaccaatattccacacaaagatggactacaagctatcaggaacagtatccccgataatgtcacagctaacctggtggctgaactttgtgactttgtcctcacccacaactatttcacatttggggacaatatataccttcaagtcagcggcactgctatgggtacccgcatggccccacagtatgccaacatttttatggctgacttagaacaacgcttccttagctctcgtcccctaatgcccctaatctacttgcgctacattgatgacatcttcatcatctggacccatggaaaagaagcccttgaggaatttcaccatgatttcaataatttccatcccaccatcaacctcagcctagatcaagccacacaagcggtccatttcctggacactactgtgctaataagtgatggtcacataaataccaccctataccggaaacctgctgaccactacacttacctacatgcctccagcttccatccaggacacaccacacgatccattgtctacagccaagctctaagatataaccgcatttgctccaatccctcagatagagacaagcacctacaagatctctatcaagcatttttaaaactacaatacccacctgctgaagtgaaaaaacagattgacagagccagacgagtacccagaagtcacctcctacaagacaggcccaacaaagaaaataacagaataccactagctgtcaccttcagcccccaactaaaacctctccagcgcatcatcagagatctacaacctatcctgaaagatgatcctttactctcacagatcttgggagacagacctgtcctcgcttacagacaaccccccaatctaaagcaaatactcaccagcaaccacacatcactgaacaaaaccactgacccaggaacctatccttgtaacaaagcccgatgccaactctgtccacatatctattcaagtgacatcatcataggacctaatcacatcagccataccatcaggggctcgttcacctgcacatctaccaatgtgatatatgccatcatgtgccagcaatgcccctctgccatgtacattggccaaaccggacagtctctacgcaaaagaattaatggacacaaatctgacatcaggaatcataatactcaaaaaccagtgggagaacactttaacctgtctggtcattcaatgtcagacctgtgggtggctatcttacaacagaaaaacttcaaaaacagactccaacgagagactgctgagctggaattgatatgcaaactagacacaatcaactcaggattgaataaggactgggaatggctgagccattacaaacattga
- the LOC101951137 gene encoding transcription initiation factor TFIID subunit 4-like yields the protein MGTPSAFNEGVSMLQNLRGSKWRNRAESLKCNIKMFQMESSVSSTSMPGCRHHHSKHVLGAALSKGRHSGPLFFFFLGAAKSQEPALVGALPLESQSIIPWSRAWAVAARGDPGVCEEPGREGSGARDAERKEVSCCCHCCCSESPQDGAAFPRPSGLCRALPGWAGGADPGLCADGVSGWAARAARELSPPAPGPSPLHTRLSPALLAPGPHSARGGERQSPAPSGAAGDTASLGVPYGSDTWGSVTVLSALPARGWGSSCQHLPLSALAPPIPLTASSLVPPPPCSFAKPLPLVLSLHLYLSPCTLPQPFPPTSPPSPAPLLPQPS from the coding sequence ATGGGAACTCCATCTGCTTTTAATGAAGGTGTAAGTATGCTCCAAAACTTAAGGGGCAGCAAATGGAGGAATCGTGCGGAAAGCCTTAAATGTAATATAAAGATGTTTCAAATGGAATCTTCTGTTTCATCTACTAGCATGCCCGGCTGTAGGCACCAccactccaagcatgtgcttggggcagcactttccaagggaCGGCACTCcggccccctttttttttttttccttggggcagcaaaaagccaggagccggccctggttggagctctgccgctggagagccagagcatcatcCCCTGGAGCCGAGCCTGGGCTGTGGCGGCGAGAGGGgatcccggagtgtgtgaggagccagggagggagggaagcggggcccgggatgcagagaggaaggaggtgtcctgctgctgccactgctgctgctctgagtctccccaggacGGCGCAGCGTTTCCCCGCCCgagtgggctgtgcagggcgctgccgggctgggcagggggtgcggatcCCGGCTTGTGCGCTGATGGggtgagtggctgggcagcccgagctgccagggagctgtcccctcctgcccccggacccagcccgcTGCACACTCGCCTCAGCCCTGCATTGCTTGCCCCGGGCCCCCACAGCGccaggggcggggagaggcagagtCCAGCTCCGAGCGGAGCAGCGGGGGATACTGCCTCGCTGGGAGTTCCCTATGGCTCGGACACCTGGGGATCAGTGACcgtcctctcggctctgcctgcacggggctggggaagcagctgtcagcaccTGCCCCTTTCAGctcttgcaccccccatcccgctcacagcctcttcacttgtacctccccccccttgctccttcgccaaaccccttccccttgtactctcccttcacctgtacctctccccttgtaccctcccccagccctttcctcccacatctcccccttcccctgcacctcttctcccgcaaccctcctga